DNA sequence from the Bufo bufo chromosome 3, aBufBuf1.1, whole genome shotgun sequence genome:
aatagaaatgtgagacctatttttttttgcgctgtgtgacaggtatacgtttaatcacagaattagacttgtatctgcacggtagcgtgtgtgttaagtttttctgaatgacactatcagcaccttgaatctaagatatcctttttgggatagatttaaagtaggcctgatatagcataaactacttattttgagaatgtcaaatttgggaatagtttttcaacccagaacaaaaactgtgcttttacagtcactacaaataacttgaccagctaaaacagtacagatttggttgaatagaaatgtcaggtctattttttaggcgctgggtgacaggctcaacttgcccctgatgtagtatatggccaaaaaataaccacactattgatggttaaatgcacttgggtgacacaggctcagcctgcacctgatgtagtatatggccaaaaattacccacactgttgatggttaaatgcacttgggtgacacaggctcagcctgcacctgatgtagtatatggccaaaaatgaaccacactgttgatggttaaatgcacttgggtgacacaggctcagcctgcacctgatgtagtatatggccaaaaaataaccagactgttgatggttaaatgcacttcggtgacacaggctcagcctgcagctgatgtaggatatagcaaaaaataaccacactattgatggttaaatacacttggtggtagcttgtgctggcgcaccacaagccacaaaatggccgccgatcaccccagaaaaagtgatctaaaaacgctctgggcagcctaaaaaaagtgagcaagtcgatattagcacttcaatgatccacagctggagatcgatcacagaatgaagtcttttggaggagttaatctgcctaatctcgccctaacgtcgcagcagcaacctctccctatgcttgaatcagcagagtgacgtgcagcgctacgtgacccaagcttatatagaggctgggtcacaggctgcactggccaatcacagccatgccaatagtaggcaaggctgtgatggcctcttggggcaagtagtatgacgcttgttgattggctgctttgcagcctttcaaaaagcgccaagaaagcgccgaacaccgaacccgaacccagacttttacgaaaatgttcgggtccgtgtcacggacaccccaaaattcggtacgaacccgaactatacagttcgggttcgctcatccctagtgctacGGTATTGTCGATCCCTCTGCTTTTGCTGCCCTCTCAACTTAGACcctcatggggccacttttaggtatttttttccagggccactttaggttcccaatccacccctggcAGGATGCATCCAGTCtgtttattttacgcacttatatagtgctgacatattctgcactaTTCTCCAGCGTGTCACACTGTCTATGAtcccatcagtatgtctttggagtgtgggaggaaaccggagaaaacccacacaaacacagggagaacatacaaacttcatgcagatgttgtccttggtcagatttgaacctaggaccccagcgctgcaagactCCAGtggtaaccactgagccaccatgctgcccatatgTCACCATCCATCCATtgtcagtggtgtgtgcagcatgcgTCCAGTCtgtcagtggtgtgtgcagcatgcgTCCAGTCtgtcagtggtgtgtgcagcatgcgTCCAGCGCGTCAGTGACGTCTTATATGCGTTCAGCGCGtcagtggtgtgtgcagcatgcaTCCAGCGCGTCAGTGACGTCTAATATGTGTCCAGCTtgtcagtggtgtgtgcagcatgcgTCCAGTCTGTCAGTGGTGAGTGCAGCATGCGTCCAGTCtgtcagtggtgtgtgcagcatgcgTCCAGCGCGTCAGTGACGTCTTATATGCGTCCAGTCtgtcagtggtgtgtgcagcatgcgTCTAGTCtgtcagtggtgtgtgcagcAAGCGTCTAGTCtgtcagtggtgtgtgcagcACGCGACCAGTCtgtcagtggtgtgtgcagcatgcgTCCAGCGCGTCAGTGACGTCTTATATGTGTTCAGCGCGtcagtggtgtgtgcagcatgcgTCCAGCACGTCAGTGACGTCTAATATGTGTCCAGTCtgtcagtggtgtgtgcagcatgcgtccagtgcgtcttatatgcgtccagtgtgtcagtggtgtgtgcagcatgcgTCCAGCGCGTCAGTGAAGTCTTATAtgcgtccagtgtgtcagtggtgtgtgcagcatgcgtccagtgcgtcttatatgcgtccagtgtgtcagtggtgtgtgcagcatgcgTCCAGCACGTCAGTGACGTCTAATATGTGTCCAGTCtgtcagtggtgtgtgcagcatgcgTCTAGTCtgtcagtggtgtgtgcagcatgcgTCTAGTCtgtcagtggtgtgtgcagcatgcgACCAGTCtgtcagtggtgtgtgcagcatgcgCCCAGTCtgtcagtggtgtgtgcagcatgcgTCCAGCGCGTCAGTGACGTCTTATATGCGTTCAGCGCGtcagtggtgtgtgcagcatgcgtccagtgcgtcttatatgcgtccagtgtgtcagtggtgtgtgcagcatgcgTCCAGCGCGTCAGTGACGTCTTATATGCGTCCAGTCtgtcagtggtgtgtgcagcatgcgTCTAGTCtgtcagtggtgtgtgcagcatgcgACCAGTCtgtcagtggtgtgtgcagcatgcgCCCAGTCtgtcagtggtgtgtgcagcatgcgTCCAGCGCGTCAGTGACGTCTTATATGCGTTCAGCGCGtcagtggtgtgtgcagcatgcgtccagtgcgtcttatatgcgtccagtgtgtcagtggtgtgtgcagcatgcgTCCAGCGCGTCAGTGACGTCTTATATGCGTCCAGTCtgtcagtggtgtgtgcagcatgcgTCCAGCGCGTCAGTGACATCTTATAtgcgtccagtgtgtcagtggtgtgtgcagcattCGTCCAGTCtgtcagtggtgtgtgcagcatgcgTCCAGCgtgtcaatgacaggggtgtcttGTATGTGGCTGTGTACAGCCTGTAGTGGGCCTGTATACTTATAAATGTGAAATATTAATTAAAGCAGTCATGACAGAGGTGAAGAGCAGAATTATGCTCCATTGCAATATTCATAATAAGCCGGTGGGCGGAGGGTTAATTGTGTAGGCCCCGCCCCTCCCATATATCCCCTCAGCTCTCCCGCCTCCTCCGGATCCCTGTCACGTCCCGGCAGTACGTGTCCTCCGCAGCTCCCGCTCAGGATGGAGGCCCCGCTGTCCCGGCCCGCAGTCTTTCTGGCTCTCTGCATTGCCTTGTCTCAGACACTGCCTGGCATTTCTCAAGCCGCAGAAGACAAGGAGCAGGCCCGGTCCGGCAGAGCTGCTCAGGACGGAGAGTGTCACTTCTACGCTGGAGGGCAGGTGTACCCCGGGGAGGCCACCCGTGTGCCAGTGTCCGACCACTCACTGCACCTCAGCAAAGCTAAAAGTGGGTGCCGGGAGCAGAGAAGCGGGGGGCAGTGCACGCGCTCCTGGGAGCCGCCGCCTCCTCCAGTGCTGCGCTGGGCGCCTCCTATTGGTGCAGCCGCTCCGGTTCATTATCATCAGTGGTGGAGGCGACGGCTCAAAGCGAGCAGAGCCCTGTACACACGAGGCGCGTCTCTGAGTGCGATCTCTATGGGATTTCTATGTATCAAGGTTCTATCCTGCTGGGGGCTCACATCAGATGTGGAGGGTTTATAACTTCTCATAGGCTGTGACTTATTTTTTCCCATAGTCTTCAGTGGATTCACTTCTCCCTGTTTCTGTATAGATCCTTGTGTTGGGCTCTTTTCACACTGTCTACTTCAGgcatccagctgttgtaaaactacaactcccacaatgccctgctgtaggctgttggggcatgctgggagttgtagttttgcaaggaTACCTGGTCTACAGCATCTATCCTACTCCTTGTCAGGAGGTTTCCTGGGGCAGGTGTGCTCAGCAGATGCTTCCACCCATAGGTGCCAGTGTTGGAGGTATTtcagtaagggctcgttcacatgaccgttggttgcctgtgctgtgaaccgcaaattgtggtctgcGATGCCCGGGCACCTtctgtggggcaggcgcatggggatcgcatacccattcacttgaatgggtttgtgATCCCTCCttgctgcaaaaaaataagcatgttttatctttttgcggttcggaggcacggaatggaaccccagaaagcactctgtagtgttccgttctaTGCTTCTGTAccccatctccggatttgcggactcaCTGAAATAAATGtggccgcatccatgatgcggaatgacaacggaacggagcctgtgtattgtggatccgcaaatgcggtctgcaatacgggaaCTGGACACGAACGAGCCCtaagtaaattatcccctatccccaggatagtgaCATGACTGgatggatttttgtgcgactgttGTGTCTCCGGGCGATGGGatttatccctttgaacttctgaTTGGAGGGAGCCCCTTACTGATGGTCCAAGTTCTTCTTCGTGTGATTCTCCATCTACATACCGCCATGTGTTGCGTAGCTTTCAAAATTCTCTGCTGTACCTGATCTGTGAAGGTTTTTTTGGTTTCCCATACTGCGATGCATAATGGCTTATTGCTGCCTTTATTGTGTTTTCTCATATTCCAGTAGTTGTCTGCTTATTCAGTGTCTGCACATGACATTCCCTGCTTGGGTTGCATCATCTTGAATTGCATATTAAGAATGTCAGCAGAATTGTGAACGAAGCTCTGGATGATCATGATACACGGCGATGCATGCTTTCCAGGTGTAGGGGTGTACGGTAATTTGCTAATGAATAGTAGGGGATGGTGAGAATAATCTCTTGGGGCACTTACATTTTGTAAACCAAAGGCGTTCTCCCCTTGTTTGTTCATCTTGTCGGTTACCTGACTGTTGACATTGGTCTGCAGTTTAGGACACGTAATGTAAAACTCTATGGTTTAGTTGTGACGGCGCCTGGAGGTAAAACTGCTGGTGCACACTGcgctttcctgtcctgtgtggttGAACATGTCTTTTCTTCCCATGGCTCGCAGTATAggttcagatgggtgttaccagttcggGGTGTGTCCCCATAGTCtgtcactggcagcactgattgcacagtgtgagaCACACcagctactggtaacacccagcaggacCTTTACTGCACACTGGTCACCATTGCCATAGCTTCTGTGGCTTTTTAGACTCAACAACTAAGCAATAATTTTTATAGATTTGATATCtcctaataataaaataaaactagaaacagctttttttttttttttttgaaaggttAATCTAAAGATGATGATTTTAACTCTTTTATTCCCTTTTCTTGTTAGTTTCCAAGCCAGCTCCATACTGGGAGGGAACTGCAGTCATAAATGGAGAATTCAAAGAGCTGAAACTTACAGATTACAAAGGAAAATACTTGGTTTTCTTCTTCTACCCTCTTGATTTGTAAGTGTGACATTTTGTGGTATATTCCACTGTACAATGTGCACAGATCACAAGATTACATTGCCATGTGGTAGGTCAATTGCTACAGACTGTATTAGTAAAGTATTGCATTATTTGGGATAGGCAATTGAACGGTCACGTTAAAAAGTAAAGAATGCAAAAGACTGCAGGACCAAACAGTTTTTGAAGAAACCCTAATacagtgtgctgctagttaaacCTTTGGCTCAATGGATGGAGGGCAGGAACCATGCAAAAAAGAGGTGGCAGAGAAGCAAACTTAACTGTAGAACAACATCCAGCTCATGCCTGCTGCTCGTTGTGCAGGGACTGCTGATGTGCCAAcatcttgggctactttcacactcgcgttttgggcggatctgtcatggatctgcaaaaacggatccgttgcattaatacaaccgcatgcatctgtcatgaacggatccgtttgtattatctgtaacatagccaagacggatctgtcatgaactctattgaaagtcaatgggggacggatcagttttctattgtacctggatggatccgtttggctcagtttcgtcaagcggacagcaaaacgctgcaggcagctttcatgtccacctccagagcggaatggagactgatcagaggcaaactgatgcattctgagcgaatccttttccatttggaatgcattagggcagggatgctcaacatgcggcccaccagctgttgtaaaactacaactcccatcatgccctgctgtaggctgatagctgtagtctctccaggcatgctgggagttgtatttttggaacagctggagggccgcaggttgggcatccctgcattaaggcaaaactgatccattttggacggcTTGTGGGCCCTGAACGAATCTCAAACtgagccaaaacgcaagtgtgaaagtagcctaacctttaCATTGCTTGGAGCAAACTACCTAGTGTCAGCGTTGTAAATGTACAGCATATGTTACAGCTCTGATCCTGGCCATTTTGTCATCACCGCCCACTCGCACTGCTGACGGTGCTGGCTCGGTTCCTGAGCCTATCCTGTCCACTCCCCAAACACTTAGTGATGTGCAGGAGCTACCGTGTTAACTGTTAATGCTGTCTTGTCTATCTCTCCCTAGCACTTTTGTCTGCCCGACTGAAATAATTGCATTTGGGGACCGTATAGAAGAATTTAGGTCAATAAATACGGAAGTTGTAGCCTGCTCCGTGGACTCGCAATTCACACACTTGGCATGGTTTGTATCACCTTGGATTCATTGTAGCCAATCTATAATTGTGGTTATAATGTTTGTCATATTCCCTTTATCAGAGGCTCCAAGTCATTATTTAACACCCGATATTAAGCTTTGCCAGATAATTTTGAGGCTGACCATTTTTCTGAGTTTTAAtatataactaaggctactttcacactagcgttcggggctccgcttgtgagctccgttttaaGGGTCtcgcaagcggccccgaacgcatccgtactgtcccaatgcattctgagtggatgcggatccgctcagaatacatcagtctggcggcgttcagcctccgctcagcaagcggacacccgaatgctgcttgcagcgttcgggtgtccgcctggctgtgcggaggcaaacggatccgtccagacttaca
Encoded proteins:
- the PRDX4 gene encoding peroxiredoxin-4, which encodes MEAPLSRPAVFLALCIALSQTLPGISQAAEDKEQARSGRAAQDGECHFYAGGQVYPGEATRVPVSDHSLHLSKAKISKPAPYWEGTAVINGEFKELKLTDYKGKYLVFFFYPLDFTFVCPTEIIAFGDRIEEFRSINTEVVACSVDSQFTHLAWINTPRKQGGLGPMKIPLLSDLTHQISKDYGVYLEDQGHTLRGLFIIDDKGVLRQITMNDLPVGRSVDETLRLVQAFQYTDKHGEVCPAGWKPGSETIIPDPAGKLKYFDKQH